A stretch of the Rosa rugosa chromosome 5, drRosRugo1.1, whole genome shotgun sequence genome encodes the following:
- the LOC133709605 gene encoding PTI1-like tyrosine-protein kinase 3 isoform X2 has protein sequence MRRWLCCSCHVEESYSAHENEHLKSPRSYDGNNKGTKVSTPLKSDVQKAAPPIEVPPLSLEELKEKTDNFGSKSLIGEGSYGRVYYASMDDGKAVAVKKLDVASEPESNVEFLTQVSMVSRLKHDNLVELLGYCVEGSLRVLAYEFATMGSLHDILHGRKGVQGAQPGPTLDWMQRVRIAVDAARGLEYLHEKVQPPIIHRDIRSSNVLLFEDFKAKIADFNLSNQAPDMAARLHSTRVLGTFGYHAPEYAMTGQLTQKSDVYSFGVVLLELLTGRKPVDHTMPRGQQSLVTWATPRLSEDKVKQCVDPKLKGEYPPKGVAKLAAVAALCVQYEAEFRPNMSIVVKALQPLLKPPAPAPES, from the exons GGAACAATAAGGGCACTAAGGTGTCCACTCCTTTGAAGTCTGATGTACAAAAGGCAGCACCACCTATTGAAGTTCCTCCATTGTCTCTGGAGGAGCTGAAAGAGAAGACTGACAATTTTGGATCTAAGTCACTGATCGGCGAAGGATCATATGGGAGAGTATACTATGCAAGCATGGATGATGGTAAAGCTGTTGCTGTCAAGAAGCTTGACGTTGCATCTGAGCCCgagtcaaatgttgagtttcTGACCCAG GTTTCCATGGTTTCTAGACTGAAGCACGACAATCTTGTTGAGCTGCTTGGTTACTGTGTTGAAGGAAGTCTGCGAGTGCTTGCGTATGAGTTTGCCACCATGGGATCTCTGCATGACATATTGCATG GTAGAAAGGGCGTTCAAGGGGCGCAACCTGGTCCAACACTTGACTGGATGCAGCGTGTGAGAATTGCAGTTGATGCAGCCAGGGGGTTGGAATACTTGCATGAGAAGGTTCAACCTCCTATTATACATAGAGATATCAGATCTAGTAACGTGCTTCTCTTTGAAGATTTCAAAGCCAAGATAGCAGATTTTAATCTTTCAAATCAGGCTCCTGATATGGCTGCTCGTCTTCATTCCACTCGAGTTTTGGGAACTTTTGGTTATCATGCTCCAGA GTATGCAATGACTGGTCAATTGACACAGAAGAGTGATGTCTACAGCTTTGGAGTAGTTCTTCTAGAGCTTCTGACTGGGAGGAAACCTGTCGATCATACAATGCCCCGTGGACAGCAGAGTCTTGTGACTTGG GCTACTCCAAGATTGAGTGAAGATAAGGTTAAACAATGTGTAGATCCTAAGCTGAAGGGAGAATATCCTCCGAAAGGAGTTGCAAAG CTAGCAGCTGTGGCAGCTTTGTGTGTACAATATGAAGCTGAGTTCCGGCCAAATATGAGCATTGTTGTTAAGGCGCTACAACCGCTTCTAAAGCCACCTGCACCAGCTCCAGAGTCGTGA